The following proteins are encoded in a genomic region of Cyclonatronum proteinivorum:
- a CDS encoding sensor histidine kinase, protein MTNSQTYRNSLPPAFSLLFFALSLFLISCDERTADVQQEFVSPVFMQGSGFTLNPAELNPLNPVPVSFNSFDRIETGEPPVFPTKTNIFTSGRPDWIRAAASGENGDVLTLDSETVAASFTTLAAGEPEVVVARDMASRDHNPANISSFGKLQGLRQNNVGTLTQDQAGNLWFGTAGGLTRFDGSAFSHFDTDQGLLNNFVRYLFIDSGDNLWIGSEGGVSRYDGLSFTHYTVQDGLTHNAVISIAEDPSGRKWFGTRGGGLNILDGDTFIHYTTEHGLPSNVVWNLLQGSTGAMWVALRGGGLLHYEDGTFTRYSTDNGLPHNAVLSLFEDSGNHLWAGTENGGVTRFDGQYFHNYSTAQGLSNDVVMSISEDRSGIMWFGTLQGLTRYDGNTFTHINESHGLKSDVVFTLLTDDSGNLWMGSRSGGLSRYNGDAFAHFTTQDGLSMNIVVSSLQDSRGRLWFGTEGGGISRFTRAQDGNQAFFEHIGLQQGLRFDNIMSLTEDRFGRIWIGTAGGGTHIYDNTRPDREPQILFASVPEVSLGFVFDMYEDRSGNLWFGTTGGAVKFSPRAGSNGQAGTFTQFGVAEGLSSENVFSITEDRRGNIWFATSGGLTRYAPDLEGSSGSFTHFTIESGLTSNLIWRVFEDSRGTLWLGTQSGITAMVPDSQATEGSYTLYQITEQTGLINNDVRNILEDRSGNLWFGSSFGLSSLTPERAKMLLEGVAQGGLQADNVFFRNLSYEDGFLGIGNFRNTILEDSDGLIWIGSGDRLTVHRPETFAGAENLPAPKVQLTGIELFNQRIDWMNPALQDGRTLELANGIEIRNVRFSGLTPWYPLPQQLSLAFNNNFMGFNYAGISMHQPHLVRFRYKLEGMDANWNPVTSRTTAPYGNVPPGRYTFHVKAMNSEGVWSEAFTFPFEIRPPWWQTVWAYLFYALFFAGTLIAFVQYERRRLVEKERERAREKELEQAREIETAYKNLKATQEQLIQQEKLASLGQLTAGIAHEIKNPLNFVNNFSELSIELIEEIYEELEQLEASEAREEVEAILGDIKSNLEKIHQHGSRADGIVKSMLLHSRGGSGKSEPEDLNAIIKEYMNLAFHGMKAGKNPINIGLHQELDPETGEVPLITEDFSRVLINMYNNAFDAMREKLQADPDKTYKPQLTVRSRKSDGFARIEIEDNGPGIPESLKNKIMQPFFTTKKGTQGTGLGLSITNDIIKAHGGEIRIETPDDGTGTRFVILIPAP, encoded by the coding sequence ATGACTAATTCCCAAACATATCGAAACAGCCTGCCCCCCGCGTTCAGCCTGCTGTTTTTCGCACTTAGCCTGTTCCTCATTTCCTGCGATGAACGCACCGCAGATGTGCAACAGGAGTTCGTTTCTCCGGTTTTCATGCAGGGCAGCGGATTCACACTCAATCCTGCTGAGCTCAATCCCCTGAATCCGGTACCGGTCAGCTTCAACAGTTTTGACCGCATAGAAACCGGGGAGCCGCCGGTGTTCCCGACAAAGACCAATATCTTCACCAGCGGCCGCCCCGACTGGATTCGCGCTGCAGCAAGCGGTGAAAATGGGGACGTCCTGACACTGGATTCAGAAACGGTTGCAGCTTCATTCACAACCCTTGCGGCGGGTGAGCCGGAAGTCGTTGTGGCACGTGATATGGCGAGCCGCGATCACAATCCAGCCAATATCAGTAGTTTTGGAAAACTGCAGGGGCTGCGGCAAAACAACGTTGGTACCCTCACGCAGGATCAGGCCGGCAACCTTTGGTTCGGCACCGCCGGGGGCCTCACCCGCTTCGACGGATCGGCATTTTCCCACTTTGATACCGATCAGGGCCTGCTCAACAACTTTGTGCGCTATCTTTTTATCGACAGCGGAGACAACCTGTGGATTGGCTCCGAAGGCGGTGTCAGCCGCTATGACGGGCTTAGCTTTACACACTACACCGTTCAGGATGGTCTCACCCATAATGCGGTCATCAGCATAGCCGAAGACCCAAGCGGTCGCAAGTGGTTCGGCACGCGCGGCGGCGGACTAAACATTCTGGACGGGGATACTTTCATCCACTACACAACGGAGCACGGGCTGCCTTCCAACGTTGTATGGAATCTGCTTCAGGGCAGCACAGGGGCGATGTGGGTTGCCCTGCGCGGCGGCGGACTTCTGCACTATGAAGACGGCACCTTCACCCGCTACAGCACCGATAACGGACTGCCGCACAACGCGGTGCTTTCTCTGTTTGAAGACAGTGGCAATCACCTTTGGGCAGGCACAGAGAACGGCGGGGTCACCCGGTTTGACGGGCAGTACTTCCATAACTACAGCACGGCACAGGGGCTTTCGAATGATGTTGTGATGTCCATCAGTGAAGACAGATCAGGCATCATGTGGTTCGGAACCCTGCAGGGGCTTACGCGCTACGACGGCAACACCTTCACGCACATTAATGAATCGCACGGGCTGAAAAGCGACGTCGTGTTCACCCTTCTCACCGACGACTCCGGCAACCTGTGGATGGGTTCGCGCAGCGGCGGGCTGAGCCGCTACAACGGCGACGCGTTTGCGCATTTCACCACGCAGGACGGGCTCAGTATGAATATCGTGGTCAGTTCCCTGCAGGACAGCCGCGGCAGACTCTGGTTTGGTACTGAAGGCGGGGGCATCAGCCGTTTCACCAGGGCGCAGGACGGAAATCAGGCTTTTTTTGAGCATATCGGTCTGCAACAGGGGTTGCGGTTTGATAACATCATGAGCCTGACCGAAGACCGCTTCGGCCGGATCTGGATCGGAACCGCAGGCGGGGGCACACATATTTACGACAACACCCGGCCCGACCGTGAGCCACAGATCCTGTTTGCAAGCGTACCCGAAGTCTCGCTGGGCTTTGTTTTTGATATGTATGAAGACCGCTCCGGCAACCTCTGGTTTGGGACTACCGGCGGAGCTGTGAAGTTCAGCCCGCGCGCCGGAAGCAACGGGCAGGCGGGCACCTTTACGCAGTTTGGGGTCGCTGAGGGTCTGAGTAGTGAAAATGTTTTCAGTATCACAGAAGACAGGCGGGGCAATATCTGGTTTGCCACAAGCGGCGGCCTGACCCGCTACGCGCCCGACCTTGAAGGTAGTAGCGGAAGCTTCACACATTTCACCATTGAGAGCGGACTTACCTCGAACCTGATCTGGCGGGTGTTTGAAGACAGCCGCGGTACGCTGTGGCTGGGAACGCAGAGCGGCATTACAGCCATGGTACCTGATTCACAGGCGACTGAAGGCAGCTATACCCTATATCAGATTACGGAACAAACCGGGCTGATTAACAATGATGTCAGAAATATTCTGGAAGACCGCAGCGGGAACCTCTGGTTTGGCAGTAGTTTTGGGTTGAGTTCCCTAACCCCCGAAAGAGCCAAAATGCTGCTCGAAGGTGTTGCGCAGGGCGGTTTACAGGCGGATAACGTTTTCTTCCGGAACCTCAGCTATGAAGATGGCTTTCTCGGCATCGGCAACTTCCGTAACACCATTCTGGAAGATTCGGACGGCCTGATCTGGATTGGTTCAGGAGACCGCCTAACCGTGCACCGGCCGGAGACCTTTGCTGGCGCGGAAAACCTGCCTGCTCCCAAAGTACAGCTGACCGGCATTGAGCTGTTTAATCAGCGGATTGACTGGATGAATCCCGCTCTACAGGACGGTCGCACGTTGGAGCTGGCCAACGGCATTGAGATACGAAATGTGCGCTTCAGCGGCCTTACCCCCTGGTACCCGCTCCCGCAACAGCTTAGCCTAGCCTTCAACAACAATTTCATGGGTTTTAACTATGCGGGGATCAGCATGCATCAGCCGCACCTGGTTCGTTTTCGCTACAAGCTGGAAGGCATGGACGCAAACTGGAACCCGGTGACATCCCGCACGACAGCACCCTACGGTAATGTGCCGCCCGGCCGTTACACCTTCCATGTAAAAGCCATGAACAGCGAAGGCGTGTGGAGTGAAGCCTTCACCTTCCCCTTTGAAATACGCCCGCCATGGTGGCAGACGGTATGGGCCTACTTGTTTTACGCCTTGTTTTTTGCCGGCACCCTCATCGCATTTGTGCAGTACGAGCGGCGGCGCCTCGTGGAAAAAGAACGGGAGCGCGCCCGTGAAAAAGAGCTCGAACAGGCACGCGAAATCGAGACCGCGTATAAAAACCTGAAAGCTACGCAGGAACAGCTCATTCAACAGGAAAAGCTGGCTTCTCTGGGTCAGCTTACAGCCGGTATTGCGCACGAAATAAAAAACCCGCTCAATTTCGTCAACAACTTTTCGGAGCTGAGCATAGAGCTTATCGAAGAAATTTACGAAGAACTTGAACAGCTGGAAGCAAGTGAAGCCCGTGAAGAAGTTGAAGCCATTCTCGGCGACATCAAATCAAACCTTGAAAAAATTCATCAGCACGGCAGCCGGGCCGATGGTATTGTGAAATCCATGCTGCTGCACAGCCGCGGCGGATCGGGTAAATCAGAGCCTGAAGACCTGAATGCCATCATCAAAGAATACATGAACCTGGCATTCCACGGCATGAAGGCGGGCAAGAACCCCATCAACATCGGACTTCATCAGGAGCTTGATCCCGAAACTGGTGAAGTACCGCTCATTACGGAAGATTTTTCGCGGGTGCTTATTAATATGTACAACAACGCCTTCGACGCCATGCGCGAAAAGCTGCAGGCAGACCCCGACAAGACATACAAGCCTCAGCTTACGGTGAGAAGCCGTAAATCAGATGGGTTTGCCCGTATCGAAATTGAAGACAACGGGCCGGGCATACCCGAAAGCCTCAAAAATAAAATTATGCAGCCCTTCTTTACGACCAAAAAAGGCACGCAGGGCACCGGCCTTGGCCTTTCCATCACCAATGATATTATCAAGGCACACGGGGGCGAGATTAGAATTGAAACCCCCGATGACGGAACCGGCACGCGCTTTGTCATTCTGATACCAGCACCCTAA
- a CDS encoding response regulator, whose amino-acid sequence MKILVVDDEKDVEVLFRQKFRRELKKGLLELTFAFSGEEAMEKLAAEQAADTVYIFSDINMPGMSGLELLEKVGAAYPDIKVSMISAYADSGHYDQAIAAGAQHFFSKPIDFTSIKKEIETQLGTS is encoded by the coding sequence ATGAAAATTCTCGTTGTTGATGATGAAAAAGACGTTGAAGTACTTTTCCGGCAGAAATTTCGCCGCGAGTTAAAGAAAGGACTGCTTGAACTTACGTTTGCTTTCTCGGGTGAGGAGGCCATGGAAAAACTCGCCGCGGAACAGGCCGCTGATACCGTTTACATTTTCAGTGATATCAATATGCCCGGCATGTCGGGCCTTGAGCTGCTGGAAAAAGTAGGGGCAGCATACCCGGATATAAAAGTTAGCATGATCTCGGCTTATGCAGACAGCGGGCATTACGATCAGGCCATAGCCGCCGGCGCGCAGCACTTTTTCTCAAAACCCATCGATTTCACATCCATCAAAAAGGAAATAGAAACGCAGCTCGGAACTTCGTAA
- a CDS encoding PP2C family protein-serine/threonine phosphatase encodes MTDSCSKILVVDDEPDLQLLMKQKFRKKIRNSEYAFFFAEDGLQALDIIREEQEIHLILSDINMPNMDGLTFLNEVQKLNRRELKTVMVSAYGDMENIRTAMNGGAYDFVTKPIDFRDLETTIEKTLSEIEQYLSALEAQKQLEALSYDLDMAARIQQKLLRKDFPVYTDDTRFEIYAKMIAAKYVGGDFYGFFKFDKDHLVFYTGDVSGKGMPAAIYMAVCQTMLKAIGSQVLSPAEALTQVNRMLIPESDISTFVTVFYGVLNVSTGTFAYCNGGHNLPCLLKADGSVSELEDVGGLLLGKFDGMPYLEQTIQLHPGDQIVTFTDGVTEAENPSGEMYEEERLISFLQNNAGSGTDTLVNALFSEVQGFAGEAPQSDDITVLAVRFGRD; translated from the coding sequence ATGACCGACAGCTGTTCAAAAATTTTAGTTGTGGACGATGAACCCGATCTGCAGCTTTTAATGAAACAAAAATTCCGGAAGAAAATCCGCAATTCGGAATACGCTTTTTTCTTCGCAGAAGACGGCCTGCAGGCCCTTGATATTATTCGAGAAGAGCAAGAAATCCATCTTATTCTCAGTGATATCAACATGCCCAATATGGACGGGCTTACCTTTCTGAATGAAGTACAGAAATTAAACCGCCGGGAATTAAAAACCGTGATGGTTTCCGCTTACGGAGATATGGAAAACATCCGTACGGCCATGAACGGCGGGGCCTACGACTTTGTGACCAAACCCATCGACTTCAGGGATTTGGAAACGACGATTGAAAAAACCCTGAGCGAAATTGAACAGTATCTTAGTGCACTTGAAGCCCAAAAACAGCTGGAAGCCCTGAGCTATGATCTCGATATGGCTGCGCGCATACAGCAAAAGCTGCTGCGCAAAGACTTTCCGGTTTACACCGATGATACGCGCTTTGAGATTTATGCAAAGATGATTGCCGCGAAATATGTGGGTGGCGATTTTTACGGCTTCTTCAAATTCGACAAAGATCACCTTGTGTTTTACACAGGTGATGTTTCCGGGAAGGGTATGCCGGCTGCGATTTATATGGCCGTTTGTCAGACCATGCTCAAAGCCATCGGTTCACAGGTACTGAGCCCTGCCGAAGCACTCACCCAAGTGAACCGCATGCTGATTCCGGAAAGTGACATCAGCACTTTTGTGACCGTCTTTTACGGCGTGCTGAATGTTTCAACCGGCACTTTTGCCTACTGTAACGGCGGCCACAACCTGCCCTGTCTGCTGAAGGCAGACGGCAGCGTTTCTGAGCTTGAAGACGTTGGCGGACTGCTGCTCGGCAAGTTCGACGGCATGCCTTATCTCGAGCAAACCATACAGCTGCACCCCGGCGATCAGATCGTGACCTTCACCGATGGTGTAACCGAAGCCGAGAACCCTTCCGGGGAAATGTACGAAGAAGAACGGCTCATCAGCTTCCTTCAGAACAATGCCGGTTCAGGGACCGACACGCTCGTAAATGCACTCTTCAGCGAAGTACAGGGTTTTGCCGGCGAAGCGCCCCAATCGGATGATATTACCGTGCTCGCTGTGCGGTTCGGGCGGGATTAA
- a CDS encoding lycopene cyclase family protein, translating into MSFSQRHYDYIIGGAGLSGLSLCWHIATHPGLQDKTIALIESPDDEQNAQSKTWCFWSKDGLPEPVPIRHSWHKLEIFAGHTALTAPLEKMGYYCVQGGDYFARMSKKLSEFEAVDVIRGSIKGYGETARGVKIDVGGKSFSASCFFKSFGKPDLSRARFKLLQHFKGIEIETKKAVFDPLTARMMDFRVPQQDGATFVYVLPFSENKALIEYTLFSPSVLAEAAYDTAIADYITRYFGIEPGSYHITRSETGVIPMADSIHQATQGARVQLIGTASGIPKASTGYAFSRIHRQARQIADALSAAEVPRRKADSSARFRIYDLMLLDILSRDLGQIVPVFEALFANNPIERVLRFIDEQTTFTEDLQVMASVPWYPFLRAGFRNADMLLKGGVNPRTISSRG; encoded by the coding sequence ATGTCTTTTTCCCAGCGTCATTACGACTATATCATAGGTGGCGCCGGGTTGTCCGGATTGTCGTTATGCTGGCACATTGCAACACACCCAGGCCTGCAGGATAAAACAATCGCCCTGATTGAGTCTCCTGACGATGAGCAAAATGCTCAAAGTAAAACGTGGTGTTTCTGGTCAAAAGACGGGCTGCCTGAACCGGTTCCGATACGGCATAGCTGGCACAAGCTTGAAATTTTCGCCGGACATACGGCCCTTACAGCGCCTTTGGAAAAAATGGGGTACTACTGCGTGCAGGGCGGCGATTATTTTGCGCGCATGAGCAAAAAGCTTAGTGAATTTGAGGCGGTGGATGTAATCAGGGGGAGCATTAAGGGATATGGGGAAACCGCCCGGGGGGTAAAAATTGATGTAGGAGGGAAATCCTTTTCGGCTTCATGTTTTTTTAAATCGTTTGGCAAGCCGGATTTAAGTCGTGCCCGTTTTAAGTTACTGCAGCATTTTAAGGGTATAGAAATAGAAACAAAGAAAGCAGTCTTTGATCCCCTAACGGCACGAATGATGGATTTTCGCGTGCCGCAACAGGACGGCGCTACATTTGTTTACGTGCTGCCTTTCTCAGAAAACAAGGCCCTGATCGAATACACCCTTTTTTCGCCATCCGTACTTGCCGAGGCGGCCTATGACACCGCTATTGCGGATTATATCACCCGGTATTTCGGAATCGAACCCGGCAGCTATCACATCACGCGATCCGAAACGGGGGTTATTCCGATGGCAGACAGCATTCATCAGGCAACACAAGGCGCGCGGGTTCAGCTGATCGGGACGGCTTCGGGAATTCCGAAAGCTTCAACCGGCTATGCGTTTTCCCGCATACACCGGCAGGCCCGTCAAATTGCTGACGCCTTGTCTGCCGCTGAGGTGCCCCGGCGTAAAGCCGATTCATCTGCACGGTTTCGCATATATGATCTCATGCTTCTGGATATTCTGAGCCGCGATCTCGGGCAAATTGTGCCGGTTTTTGAGGCCCTGTTTGCCAACAATCCGATCGAGCGTGTGCTGCGCTTTATCGATGAGCAAACAACTTTTACCGAAGACCTTCAGGTGATGGCTTCAGTGCCCTGGTACCCTTTTTTGCGGGCAGGTTTCCGGAATGCTGATATGCTTCTGAAAGGTGGGGTGAATCCGCGGACTATTTCGTCACGCGGCTGA
- a CDS encoding anti-sigma factor family protein, which produces MMDKKNLSELITAFADGELTADEKKKLKDLAERDPAIEKAITIEKRTKQTVQLHYKKEPAPQHLHQIIREKLQAEQAEVEAYLRENSQAETKPNKYWMPLAAILILSAFLFLVQQYSPFGTSSEAAHSFEELTYLHFTNHAGAFVQPEGRPNSVSEAQTYLRDAYGCNITVPEIFAAELVGVFYTDFFEGFHTPLLKYHTVEGDPIFIFASELHNLDTHPGLNPLDEAFGNIHAHNDVFIKKFNGHDVVSWKWDDVWYAGIFEHDGRILAAMLPH; this is translated from the coding sequence ATGATGGACAAAAAAAATCTGAGCGAACTCATCACGGCTTTTGCTGATGGCGAACTGACGGCAGATGAGAAGAAAAAGCTCAAAGACCTTGCGGAACGCGATCCGGCTATTGAAAAAGCCATAACTATTGAGAAGCGTACCAAACAGACTGTGCAGCTTCACTATAAAAAAGAACCTGCGCCACAGCACCTTCATCAAATCATCCGAGAAAAGCTTCAGGCTGAGCAGGCAGAAGTGGAAGCTTACCTGCGGGAAAACAGTCAGGCAGAAACCAAGCCCAACAAGTACTGGATGCCGCTCGCAGCCATTTTAATCCTGTCCGCCTTTCTGTTTCTTGTTCAGCAATACAGTCCGTTTGGTACGTCTTCAGAAGCTGCACACTCCTTTGAAGAGCTGACTTACCTTCATTTCACGAACCATGCCGGTGCCTTTGTTCAGCCCGAAGGCAGGCCGAATTCTGTATCAGAAGCACAAACCTATCTGCGCGATGCCTATGGCTGCAATATCACAGTTCCTGAAATATTCGCAGCAGAACTTGTCGGGGTTTTTTACACTGATTTTTTTGAAGGCTTCCATACACCGCTTTTAAAGTACCATACGGTTGAGGGTGATCCAATTTTTATATTTGCGTCAGAACTGCATAACCTTGATACGCACCCCGGTCTCAACCCTTTGGATGAAGCGTTTGGAAATATTCATGCGCACAATGATGTCTTCATCAAAAAATTTAATGGCCATGACGTCGTCTCCTGGAAGTGGGATGATGTCTGGTATGCGGGCATTTTTGAACATGACGGCAGAATTTTAGCTGCCATGCTGCCCCACTAA
- a CDS encoding tetratricopeptide repeat protein: MTKETLLPWLLDNRELNKSQQKALKTLCRQIIAKSNDDKDAEDWFILGVSEQRDENYEEALDAFTFAVELNPDFEAAYKFRAETHVTLQDPASALEDINKALELDSTYAEAYLVRAMLLRNAKEWDKALSDAEAAIANDPENDFAQLQKAKLLYDAGRYADSIAAFTSILEEDPQQVEALSSRGLAYFFEGDAEAALRDIKKARILESGSVVSEFNMGLIMSALPDYTKQAFRHFEKAFRKDRKLLSRYVEMSEDFESDRLIQRLREIVADLETRKEGNFYAMELFDLLEARLKEVDELSKSEA, from the coding sequence ATGACGAAAGAAACATTGCTGCCCTGGCTCCTTGATAACAGGGAACTCAACAAATCGCAGCAAAAGGCCCTTAAGACACTTTGCCGGCAAATCATAGCCAAAAGCAATGATGATAAAGATGCCGAAGACTGGTTCATTTTGGGTGTTTCAGAGCAGCGGGATGAAAATTACGAGGAGGCGCTTGACGCCTTTACATTTGCTGTAGAGCTGAATCCGGATTTTGAAGCTGCCTATAAATTCCGGGCAGAAACCCATGTAACCCTGCAGGATCCGGCGTCTGCGCTTGAGGATATCAATAAAGCACTTGAACTTGACAGCACCTATGCCGAGGCCTATCTCGTCCGCGCCATGCTTCTTCGCAACGCTAAGGAATGGGATAAGGCCTTAAGTGATGCCGAAGCAGCCATTGCAAATGATCCGGAAAACGACTTTGCGCAGCTTCAAAAAGCAAAATTACTCTATGATGCGGGCCGGTATGCCGATTCCATTGCGGCATTTACGAGCATTTTGGAAGAAGACCCGCAGCAGGTCGAGGCGCTGTCATCGAGAGGGCTCGCTTACTTTTTTGAGGGAGATGCGGAGGCCGCTTTGCGTGACATCAAAAAAGCCCGCATTCTGGAGTCCGGAAGTGTGGTGTCGGAGTTTAACATGGGCCTGATTATGAGCGCCCTTCCCGACTACACAAAACAGGCTTTCCGGCACTTCGAAAAGGCGTTTCGCAAGGACCGCAAGTTGCTGAGCCGCTATGTTGAAATGTCTGAAGATTTCGAATCCGACCGGCTCATTCAGCGGTTGCGCGAAATCGTTGCAGATTTGGAGACCCGTAAGGAAGGCAATTTTTATGCGATGGAGCTTTTTGATTTGCTCGAAGCGCGTCTCAAAGAAGTAGACGAACTGAGTAAATCAGAAGCCTGA